A window of the Roseovarius sp. S88 genome harbors these coding sequences:
- the cpaB gene encoding Flp pilus assembly protein CpaB gives MRVVFGLVLILGLGLAGFAVYMAKNYIQGYQAQLEQERANRAPTFDTVEVYVAKQKLEYGQRLMKDNVQLVSYPASALPEGTFTTMEALFPEGEDEPRTVLRSIEPKEALLKVKLTGPGEDAGITSQLEKGMRAFAIKVDVSSGVSGFLRPGDRVDVYWTGRAPGSRASFTQLIETGVRIVAVDQVANVDRTEAIIARTVTVSIKPQQVAALAQAQSSGRLSLSLVGAEDDSTADAIQVDQRSLLGIVEAAPRVEAPAEEICTIKTRRGGEVITTPIPCATN, from the coding sequence ATGCGAGTGGTTTTCGGACTTGTACTTATTCTCGGCCTGGGTCTCGCCGGTTTCGCCGTCTACATGGCAAAAAACTACATTCAAGGGTATCAGGCTCAACTGGAGCAGGAACGCGCGAACCGCGCGCCGACATTTGACACCGTGGAAGTTTACGTTGCCAAACAGAAACTGGAATACGGTCAACGCCTGATGAAGGACAATGTACAACTTGTTTCTTACCCTGCCAGCGCGCTGCCTGAGGGAACATTTACGACCATGGAGGCGCTTTTCCCCGAGGGAGAAGATGAACCACGCACCGTACTAAGGTCGATTGAGCCGAAAGAGGCGTTGCTGAAGGTGAAGTTGACAGGCCCTGGCGAAGATGCGGGGATCACGTCTCAACTCGAAAAAGGTATGCGCGCCTTCGCAATCAAGGTGGACGTGTCTAGCGGTGTATCCGGCTTCTTGCGCCCAGGTGACCGCGTCGATGTCTACTGGACAGGCCGCGCACCCGGATCACGGGCAAGTTTCACGCAGCTGATTGAAACTGGCGTTCGCATCGTGGCGGTTGACCAGGTCGCCAATGTGGACCGGACCGAAGCGATCATCGCGCGCACAGTAACAGTGTCGATCAAACCGCAGCAGGTCGCCGCCCTGGCGCAGGCGCAATCTTCTGGCCGTTTGTCTCTGTCTCTTGTCGGAGCGGAAGACGACTCCACGGCCGATGCAATCCAGGTTGACCAACGCAGCCTGTTGGGCATCGTTGAAGCGGCGCCTCGTGTCGAAGCACCAGCCGAAGAGATCTGCACCATCAAAACGCGCCGTGGCGGTGAAGTGATCACGACACCGATCCCATGCGCGACAAACTGA
- a CDS encoding type II and III secretion system protein family protein yields MKYLRLLQAALLGCAVVFAMVPGVAVSETVTVVRKGTNQNLKIDMNRAVVVESEVPFAELSIANPAIADFSTLSDRTVYLLGKTPGRTTLTLLDATGRLITNVEVHVSPDVAEFKERLQQILPGERIEVRTANDGIVLSGVVSSTARMDRALSLAQRYAPDRVSNLMSVAGSQQVMLKVRFAEMQRSISKGLNGSVLLGNSDFSAATGTFLLPENAGLAPGDPLTLAEGSLGGLGIGFDIGSVAFDVLLEALENKGLVRTLAEPNLTTLSGQEAYFLAGGEIPIPVQDEDGVTIEFRPFGVELNFTPRVVDEGLINLELATAVSSLDPTNGILAAGFDIDAFSRREASTTVVMRDGESFAIAGLLQDDFSDSNAQIPWLGDIPVLGTLFRSTSYQRNQSELVIIISAHLVSPTKGDAFILPTDRVKLPTEKDLFLNGRVAINPGERNSGAGEVAQQDFNGSYGYVMD; encoded by the coding sequence ATGAAATATCTACGCTTATTGCAAGCGGCCCTCTTGGGCTGTGCTGTGGTGTTTGCCATGGTGCCAGGAGTTGCCGTTTCTGAAACAGTTACGGTTGTGCGTAAAGGCACCAACCAAAACCTCAAAATCGATATGAACCGCGCTGTGGTTGTCGAAAGCGAGGTCCCCTTCGCGGAACTGAGCATCGCCAACCCGGCGATCGCTGACTTTTCCACATTGTCAGATCGGACGGTTTATCTTCTGGGTAAGACTCCAGGCCGGACAACCCTGACATTGTTGGACGCAACCGGCCGCTTGATCACGAATGTCGAGGTTCATGTGAGCCCCGACGTCGCGGAGTTCAAAGAGCGGTTGCAGCAAATCCTTCCTGGCGAACGCATCGAAGTGCGCACAGCCAATGATGGCATTGTTCTGTCTGGTGTTGTGTCCAGCACAGCGCGCATGGATCGTGCACTCTCACTGGCGCAACGCTACGCACCGGATCGGGTATCAAACCTGATGTCCGTGGCTGGCAGCCAGCAGGTTATGCTGAAAGTGCGCTTTGCAGAGATGCAGCGTTCTATTTCTAAAGGCCTAAACGGATCGGTGCTACTTGGGAACAGTGACTTTTCTGCAGCAACAGGAACGTTCCTTCTCCCAGAGAATGCGGGGCTTGCCCCTGGAGATCCGCTTACTCTCGCTGAGGGCAGCTTAGGTGGTCTCGGTATTGGCTTCGATATCGGATCAGTCGCATTCGACGTCCTTCTTGAAGCACTTGAAAACAAAGGACTTGTTCGCACACTTGCGGAACCCAACCTGACAACCTTGTCTGGTCAAGAAGCATATTTCTTGGCAGGTGGCGAGATTCCTATTCCGGTACAGGATGAAGATGGCGTGACCATTGAGTTTCGTCCCTTTGGTGTCGAGCTGAACTTTACGCCGCGGGTGGTCGACGAGGGGCTTATAAACCTCGAACTGGCGACAGCCGTTTCTTCCCTCGATCCGACCAACGGGATCTTGGCAGCAGGCTTTGACATCGACGCCTTCTCTCGTCGCGAAGCGAGCACAACAGTTGTCATGCGCGACGGTGAAAGCTTTGCGATCGCCGGTCTACTCCAAGACGATTTTAGCGACTCAAATGCGCAAATACCTTGGTTGGGCGATATTCCAGTCCTGGGCACTCTTTTCCGCAGCACGAGTTATCAGCGAAATCAATCCGAGTTGGTGATCATTATTTCCGCGCATCTCGTCTCTCCGACCAAGGGTGACGCGTTTATCTTGCCAACTGATCGCGTGAAACTTCCGACCGAAAAGGATCTCTTCCTGAATGGTCGCGTTGCGATCAACCCGGGCGAACGGAACAGTGGCGCAGGCGAAGTGGCGCAGCAGGACTTTAACGGGTCCTACGGATACGTGATGGATTAA